CCTTACACTAACTCCAGCAACTCATGTAAGATACCAGACTGAGTATCCCACATGAAGCCACTGCTAGTTCAACACCAGAACACTCCAACAGGGCACTGAGCTTGAACCTGATGGCGGGAGCTTTGGCCATTCCCCGCTGAAACACTATGTGGTCTGGTGACCACCacaacaaagtatttttttaaagtcttcccctgctctccctAATCTGCTTGACTGCCTAGGGACTGATTTAGTTTGGTTTGTATGAACAGACCACAGTGGTCCAGGCAACAAGACACACACATGTTAAAGCTGGAACACATTAGCCTCATTCACCCTTGTGAAATGAGCACAGACTAAAGGAGTTGTCACCTTCCTTAGCTGCTCACTGTATACAGTGATTCCCACACCCCAACACACAGACCCAGAAGCCAGAGAACTGAGCAATCTTGcttcaaattaaagaaataaaaaaacaaccccacacaaaaaaacaccaccaccaaacaaACAATGCTGGATTAGAATGGACAGCAGAAGCACAAGTGGAGATCTGGACAGGAAGACAGGAACGCAGACAACCTGAGAATCTGTACTGCCTGCAGAAGGGCATCATGTAAAGAAATCATGGGTGGGAAGCAGACTGGTAACTAATGGAAAGAGGTGAGAAGTTCCTCCACTGACTGTCTCCTTCCCTCATCTTGACTGTTACAAGGAGAAGACAGGCCTGCAAAATGGAGTAAGAGTGAATCAAAAGGTGCTGCTaacagattttttcctgaaacaactGAAAGGTgttagagaaagaaaggagacaatTGCAACTTGACCCACAGGATCTAAGCATGCACCAGAGTCATGCACCAAAAGCAAAGACCAGAGTTCTGCACACCAGACTAGCAATGTGCCTGTCTTCACCAGTCCTTGGATGGATTTTCAAGATATGACCAAGGTAAACTAACAGCAAACTTCTGCCACAGTGATGTGATAATACCTTCAAGAGTCATCACTAAACCTAGTGCTACATGCACAGCATCAACCCCCACCCACTGGAACCACCAGCTTTCCAAGTCAAATTCAACGCACAGAGAAAAAGGCCAGCTGGCCCATTTCCAAGATAGGCCAGCAAGAAATTTCCACGGGGGACACTGGGAATGAGCAATGTATTACATTCATGCCCAGCCCTAAGCACTTCATATGAATACTAggtttagaaaaataatcaaccaattttctgaaagaagttCATATAAATGGGACAGGCAGGTAAGATTAAAAGAGATAGGAGAAATATTAACCTCATTTCAGCACGGAAACCAGCCCTAACCAGACAGGTAAAGAGTAAGTTCTCCAACAGACAGGTTGCCCTATAGTATGCGCTTTTCCAGCCCTCATCCTGAGGCCAGCCCTCATTTTCCATTGTCAGAAGCAGAATTCACCTCCAAAGAGAGCTGCTGACCAGGCAAATCTCAGGCCATTCACTGTCAGGAATTCTGCCAGCCCCACTAATATATCCACTAAGTGCAGGTCCCTATGATTACCCAATATTGGGCCTCAATTGAGACTTTGAGGCTGCATGTGCACACACTGAAAATCAACTCAAAAGCTTAGAccctgcaaaaaaaaggaaagagcagacCAGACTCCTTGCTCCAACAAACAGCATATGTTTAGAAACATTTATACCCTAATACAGGTTTCTTACCTGAGTTAGGCTGTTCTTGGCTGTCCACAGGGCAAAGTAGCTGATGTTCTCCTAtaatgaaatttatttattttagaaagtatGTATTAATGACCTGGAAAAAACAACTACACTCCATAAAACAACTAAGGCCTGAAAGAAGACTTACTCCTTTACCTCTCCAATGAAAGACTATACtgccacagagaaaaaaatttataagCCTAGACCACAAATTGCAGAGCTTAGCAATTTATGCTTCTGAGTCTTGTACTTAAATCAGCAAATCACATCTTCTGTTTGATTATACCCATGCAGTGCTTATCCTACCAAGGTATAACAAGTTTATTTTCTAGCATGGTCAAACCTTCGCTGTTTCAAGGGAAGTAGCTGAATTGTTTTGAGTCTAACCGATGGCCCGTTATTGAGTGACATTCTTTGTGTGTTGATACCAAGCACAGTGTTGTTCAACATCATCAGCATGGACAAGGGCACAGAAGGCACCTTCAGAAAGTTTGCAGATTACATCAAACTGGGGAGAGTAGGGGATACGCTGGAAGGCAGGGCTACCACTCAGAGGGACTTCAACAATCTGGAGGAATGTGCTGGCAGAAAAGATGTGATGttcaaaggcaaatgcaaagtcctgcacctctTGAAATCACCCCATGGAACAGTacaggctgagctctgcctggctagaaaacagctctgcagaagagaaCCTGGAAGCCCTGGTGGACGACAAGTTGAACATTAAACAGAAACGTGCCCTTGCAATAGAAGCCTACCAGATACTGGGCTGTGTTAGCAGAAGTGTAGTCAGCCCATTGACAGAAATAATTCTTCCCCTCTATTCAGTATTTGTGACACCACACGTGGAGTACTGTGTCTAGTTTTAGGCTCCCAATTCATGAAAAAACACTGACATTCTGAAGCTAGTCCAGCAAGTGTCCACCAAGATGTTTAgggggcaggagctgtgcaAGGAGGTGCTGAGAGAattgggtttgttcagcctaaagaaaaagaaggctaAGGGGATGGCTAATTGCAGTCTACAACTAACTTACATAGAGAACAAAGGAAACTCCTCTCAGAAGTACAGAACAAAGAGACAGGAGGCAATGGCTGCAAGTTACAAAAGGGAAATCCCTaacagaaataaggaaaatatccTTCCCCCCAAGGGTGATTCAGCACTTGAACACATGCTGAAAGAGGCTGGGGAACTTCCATCCTTGGAATTATTCAAAGTTTgactggacaaggccctgacCAACCTGATCTAGCTTTGAAGTTGgttctgctttcagcagcaaGTTGGATGAAACCTCCAGAGATTCCTTCCCACCTAGTTTATTTTATGATTCCATGCCAACAGAAACTAAATGGAGAACGATCAGCAAAGCATAACATCCACATGAAATATACATCTAGGTATGCTCTGATCAGAACCTCCCTCCAGAATATCATCAACCAGTCCTTCCCAGATAGGAGACGCATCCCATGCTCTTCACCCTGCAGCTACCCCCAAGTGGTGACCGCACCTGGAAGCCAACAGGAATTTTCCATGTAGAGCACCGTTAGGATGAGGCAATTATTCCTGGTTGGGACTCTCTCAAACACAAAGAGAAGAGATGGTGTGCACCTCTTTTTCAAGCGAGAATACGATCTGACATATTAACCTAAAGAGGTGGCAGCAAGAGATACACAGTGATAGCCTACAATTACCATTTCTGAATAAGCTGTCAGATTTACAAAAAAGATACTCAAATTCAGTGTAGGGATGGATCAAGAAACAAATCTGCAATTCCAAGATGATGGCAATACAGGCTGACAAGAGGCACAGAAGTCCCTATGTATTAGTTGAGCACACTGAGTTGTCAGATTAGACTCAGCATAAGGTTTGGGACAGGCTCTGGAACGAGCCTGTCCCAACGATAAATCTGATCTTGAGGGCAGCTTCATGATGCTCTCGAAGGCAGTGAAAGCACCCTCAGGTAGGAATGGGAGAAGCCACAGATACTTGATAAGTAGAAACACACAGTAAATGAAACACTCAGTCTGAGGGAGAAACATGCAAATATAAACTACAGTGTTTCCCAGTATACAGAGCCCAGTGTCCAAGTGCAAGAAAGttcagtatttatttccttcaaatCTATTAGCCTTTGCCTAAGTGGTACTTGTTTGTACTACTGTATTCACAATACATTCCATGGTCAGAAACTTTCACACATTCTACAGAACCTTAGATCAGTGTAATCTTGAAGCATGTTAAGCTCAATTAGGGAATGCTATACGTACCTCTTCTGCGTAGGAATGCTAGTATTCCTACAACTAGAATTAAGAGAACAAAAGCCGCAATAAGACcacctctgtttcttttgtgatagctgtctcctttaaaaaaaaaaaaaaaagattggttAGTTAAAAAGCAACTGTGTGATACACTACTTCAGTAGAAATACAACCTTGACTGGTTTATagctatttgtttttaaaaaagtaaccTCAAGAAATTAATGCACCAGAGTCAGTTATTAGCAAAACCCTAAGCCAGCTCCAGGAAAGTTACATGGTAAGTACCTTAGTTCAGGGAAGGCACTTCACCACTTGAAAGGTAATGGCTATTCCATTTTTTTGGCCTATGAAAGGCCGAGCCAGATCTCAGCCAAATGAAATTTCAGCACATcttattttgtgtgtgcatggcaaggttttggtagaaCAGaagctgcaggggtggcttcgGTGAcaagatgccagaagctgcccccatgttggaTGGAGCCAGTTCtggccagctccaagacggacccgccgctggccaaagctgagcccatcagtgatgtTGGTAGCACCTCTgcaataacatatttaagaaggggtaaaACACTGCTGCACAATAGcagctgagagagaggagtgagaatatgcgAGGGAAACAACTATGTAGACACCAACGTCAgtgaagaagggggaggaggtgctccaggcactggagcagagattcccctgcagctcatggtaaagaccatggtgatgcaggttgtacccctgcagcccatggaggcccacatggagcagatatccacctgcagcctgtggaggagcccacaccagagcaggtgggatgtgcctgaaggaggctgtgaccccatggaaagcctgtgctggagcaggctcctggcaggacctgtgaccccatggagaagagctcatgctggagcaggtttgctggcaagACCCAGGAtcctgtgggggacccacactggagcagcctgttcctgaaggactgcaccctgtggaaaggacacATGGAAAGGACctacactggagcagtttgtgaagaactgcagcccatggaaaggaaccacattggagaagtttgtgaaggactgtctcctgtgggtgggagcccacactggagcagggcaAGAGTGTGatgaagaaggagcagcagagagactgcataatgaactgactgcaacccccaaTCCCTATCGCCCTGTGttgcttggggggaggaggtagagaaatcgggagtgaagttgagcctgggaagaagggaggtgtggggggaaggtgtttcatatttgttcttgtttctcattatcctactctgattttgattgacAATAAATTAATGTTCCTCAAGGCatgtctgttttgcccatgagggtaattgctgagtgatcttcctgcccttatctcaacccacaaggcTTTTGTCGTATTTTCTCCCCCCGTCCCACTGAGGAGGAGCGATAGAGCAGCTTGACGGGCACCTGGCaaccagccaaggtcaacccaccacatgccTCATCTCTAACAAGTCTCTAACACATAATTCCAGTGAAGGAGGAAGAATTCTATACTGGTAAAccatgaaaattacttttgcacAGAAGTGGGAAATTTTGTCAGTTAGGAACTGCCTTACATATCCTACAAACCAGATGGTTCCAAATGTGTTCTCAtcctatgtttaaaaaaataaaaaagaaagcctcAAGTTGACCTGAAGCTCAGCTGAGGCTGTCCCAAAGCAATAAGCAATAGCAGGAaaactctcttttctcctttttatatCTGTCtgtcaaagaggaaaagaagtatGCTCATTGACTCATGCACATGCTAGATGAGAAATTAGTTTATCTAATAGCTGCTAGATGACTACTTGAAACAACTGAATAGTTTCATTCCAGTTCATGGGAAGCAGTACAAAGAGCATAATAGTCATTAGCATTAATTACACAAGGACAGAAGGTTCAGAAGAGACCTTCTAAGTGCGTCTGCCTCTATTATTACTCATTTCAAGTCACAGCTGAAGGTTTCATTCTGTTGAGATCCCTGCAAAAAGTGTCTTTCCAGGGGGGATCAAAAACTGTCAGCCTCATACCTTTCACCAACCTTAAACACACTTTCAGCAGACAAATGACTTCTGATGCTTTTTACTCTTTAAATTCAGCTTCCTGACAAGTCAGTAGAAACCTTACAGTCAAGTCCATGCTACTTCCCAACCTAGCCTCTCAGACTTGCATATACAACCTGACCCATTCATTACCTTTTTCATCTGGAAAGCATTGAGTCACAGAGATTTCAGAGCTCTTTTCCGTTTGAGAGAATTTAATGAAACATGTAGCTTTCTCAGAAGCATCAACACTCTTAGGGATGAAAACTTCCTGGGTCTGACGAGTGTTTGGTATGCTACTGAACTTCCAAGTGTAAGTCAGAGGCTTCTGGAAATCTGCTGTACATTTTAACACAAGTTTATCACCACTGACGTTGCAACTTATTTCAGGTTCTGAAGGGGGAgctaaaaggagagaaaacattcTGTATTACTGTGGTTATACATTGCCTTGAATTTTAGCACAGGACAAGGGCTGGAGcaacaaaagcagcaggagagtgTATAGATAAAGTGTACATGCAAGGTGTGCACACGCATGTGTGTGAGAAAGAAACGTATGTCTAAACGTGGCCCTGTTTGTGGTTCTTCAGTGCCTTGTGGTTCACTGTCAATAGGACTGTCAAATACACACTGGTCAAATATATTTCCCAAAGACTACTAGTGAAGCTGCGTAGATCTGCACAGGATGATGCCACAGATATTCCAGCACATATAATATGCCTGCATGAGCATCTTTAGTAGATACATACTGCCTGGGATAACTTGGTCAGCTTGCTTAAAGAGTTTGGTTACCTACCTGAGAGTACACAGTGTGCCATCCACACACATTCTAGAAGTCATTCCAAGGTGAGTAATGATGGGCACACAAATTAGATGCCACCTTTGAAAATTTGTTTAAAGTGCCTAAGCAACTTAACAATAGAGCCAAAGAACAGCCCCcctctgtttctgcttgctTCCCTGACAAATAAACAATCCCCTTTCTAGCCTTCTTAAAGTGAATAAAGTGGTGCAAATTCTTTATGCAGTTCTTCCACTACTTACCTAACACAGCAAGTACGAAGGTTAAGATATaacttttttccacagaatcCAAGTAGTCTAACACATATGTGCCAGCATCATTGTTTTCCAAGTTAAATATAGTCAAGGACCCATCCTCCTCGTTAAGCAAGCTTCTGTTCTGGAGAGAAGTAAAATATGTCGGTTTGGTTTGCCCTTCCCATTCAGCCACTTTATCCTTGTTTTTCGTCCAAATAATTTCCACTattttttggtctgtttttactggaaaagtaaaattttctcCCAAGATGCCAAACAAGTCCTCACAGCGGATGTGtgctacaggggaaaaaagaaaaacaagttgcTTTAACGATTGTTTTATAAACTTTTGCTTGACTATTGCTGTATGCACTATCAGATACATCCAAATTTAGGTTAAAAGCACATCACAATGTTGCGAAGTAAGGCATGTGTCAGTTAAGAATTACCCAAACCCAGCCTGTCTGCACAAACATGTGACAGGCACCACAAAGGGATCCAATTTCCACATTCTGGTCCCAGGTAGAATCATTGTGCTGATCATCTTCCCTATCCTAAATTCCTCTATCCTCAGTACTTTCCCTCTGTTCACTTGAATTAGGCCTCCTGCCTGTGGTCTggcaaaaaagatgaaatgaagaATTGTTATCACCAGCAAAATCTATCTCAGCATCTTGTTGCAGAATGCCCAGACTGAAGCTCCTGCTGAGCAAATAATCTGCAATTTTTCCAGCAGGAATATTCACAGAGTTAGTAAAAAGCACACTTCTGACAAAACTGCTACTCTGTTCAAAGCGCCTGCTCTGAAATCATGGGGATACTATagatttcctttggaaatgtcACTTAAGCAAGTTCATTTCACAGCCAACGCATGTGAAATAGCATCCCAGCCTCTGAGATCTAGCAGAGCTGCAAGGAAGAAGTGGGAGCTGTCCAGAAACCTTAACTGCTACCAGTTTTGAATCAATCATATTCTGCTAAAAAAGGCCCAAACATTcaatataaataaacaaacaacaacaaagaaggGGGATAAGAGATTTTCCctagtttttattaaaaacagctatatgtggaaataaaaaaatctactgaTCTAACAGATGAGACAAAATTCTGTTGTGGGGAAGGGATATTGTAAACCATTAGCATCTCTGTGTCCCTCCTTCAGTCTTCAGCAATCACCTCCTACTTCCGAACAGCTCcgaatagcttttaaaaaaagaaaaaaaaaaaatcacaagtctACTGCCATGGCAGGCATGTATGTAGACATAGACAAAAACATGTCAATACTGAGTTCAAGTTACACTTGCATTAAGAACTCGATTCCAGTCCATGGTAGCTGCTAACTTTTTACTACTAAATTGAAGGAAGGACATGATTAAGATATGAGTCTCGCATTAAGGCAAAATTCTCAATATATACCATGGAAAACTTCCCTTTAAACAGTAACTGTGCATggtgaaagaaatatttcagaagtctACTCCTCAAGCCAACTGCTCCCAAGTGACAGCTACtactttgggtttgttttggttttgattttttttttttgattcctAAATGGCATCGAGTCAAGAACCCGCCAATCCTTATATCATTCTGTGCTTCCCTTGCTTCTCACGTCATCATTGTATGAAAACTTACTACTGTTCATAAAACAATGTGGTTATTACAGCTTTATCACATCAAAACAAGAAGTCACTTCCCTTCACTGTATATAAgtccagaaaacaaacaatagcCCATCTTCCTCCACATCCTATCTCCTTTCCATAGGAAAGCAGTCGGGAGGTCAGCCAAAGATTAGGTTCCCCATCGGCAAAGAACAATGCTCGTCAGCATACTAAGTgtcctgctcttctgcctggTGCCACACCATAGAAACAAAGACTTTCTCAGACAGGAGACTGAAGGCAAGCAATGGGAAACACATTTCTGTGTGCTTGGGTACAGAACTGCACACACAGAAGGTCTTCTCCATGCCTTCTCATGGACTATCCAATTCGTTTGCGATTTACCCATGAAAGTACTCTTCTCATGCCATTACAGTTTCTGCTTCTTGTTGTCTGCACTTATGCAGTGGCCTTTTCCAGGCACAGGAACTGGAAAAGTAAACAGGGTAGAGAGTGCTCAGCTATCACTCTCACATCTTTTCAACACAACCCACCTGCCTTTCTTTGTCTCCTATCCTGTTCAGACAGATTTAAACATCTCACTTGCTCCCGCTGCTCCAGTATTAGCATCTCTTTCCACCCATCTCAATTAATGATttccagaaaagagaagaaccCAGGAGCTCCACCATTTGTGTTTGGAGACCACAGCAGGATGCTGGGCAAGATCAAACACTGTTTTGATCTGATGAAGCTTGGAGTCTTGTTAGAGACTTTTGTTTCATAAAGACAATTTCTAGGAGTGCATTTTCCTCAGGAAGTCATCTCTCACTGCCTAGGGACCTATAGTATTCCTAGCATGGAGAAAAACTCCCTGGTCTACCCACTGTGAAATTCTACCTCTCGGTAACATTGGCTCACAGACAGAACCAAGCTGTGGTGGCTTAACGTCAGCATGCATAAGCCAAGCCACAGTGGCTATTGACAAGAGCAAGGTAACATGACTGTCTTCTGGGCAGAAAGCAGACATTGGCTGGGGACTAAGAACGTGAGCAAGCACAGCCACCACTCCTCAGCCAACCACTAATAACTTCCTAAGCCTGGGTGTTGATGCATGTAAACTCTCCACATCTTTGCCCTCTTTCAGTTAGTCGTAAGAGCTAGGCTGGAGTTATGAGGGTAAGATTGTTTCTTCTTCAAGCCCAGAAATGAGACtagagaaaagcagagctgaagagaAAACACGTTTCCCCTCCACAGCTTCTGCTTGGCTTGGGGGAGCACTGCCCTCTTTGGTGCACTCTCTTCTTGCTGGCTGGTGAAACGAAGGCTTGGCAGCAAGGAGCTGAAGAGTTCCTGCCCGAGGACACTCAGGGCTCCCAGAAGCAAGACAGGGAAAAGGTTCAGGATAACCGTCATCTCCTCCCGCCTAAAACCAGGGATCAGACACTTTTACTTCCCTGCTTCACTACTGTAATGAAAACGTGAAGAAACCTCCCACTCAATGCTGTCAGCTTccttttttcaaggaaattatGCATCATACAGAAATGTTGCATAAGGTCTCCATCACATTTCTTTGAGCTTCTAAAGACAGCATGTGTCACTGTATGTTTTCTAAATTTCCAAGGAACCCTTCCCCCtcttttctacttcattttACACGGAGACAGATTTCCCACTCCACAGCAGTTCACTTCTCTGCTGTGAGCAAAGAGGAAGAACTAACAGTCAAACACTTTCTCATACACTCTTTTTCAAAGGCTAGAAGAATGATATTTCTcagctttctccctctctccttaTTTTACCCTATTATTCCAAGATAAAGTTCACACAAGAAAGTAGTGCTGTGCTGGGCCTCCAGTAGCCTCTACAGAAACTGTCAGACTACCTGCTCCTGTATCTCCTTCAACCCACTCCAAATTCCTTCTTATGCCATGTCTCTGTGTTCCATCCTTTCAAACAAGTCACATAACGAAAGTGTTACTGATGAAGAGAAGCTAACATTATGCGAGCAAAGCCTCTTTGCAAACCCACCACCTCATCTCATCTATATCAATCTTCTGTTCCCACTTCTCCAGCAGCCAGATACCTTTGCCTATGCAGCCTTCTCATCCTACCCAGAACTCAGAGCCACGGTCAAGCATTCTGCCTACCACGCATCAGCTGAACGGTGACAACAGCATGGGTGCACAGATTTGACCTGCAGCAAACAGCAAGCCATGAATCTTAGCCTGGTTTGCagtacatga
Above is a genomic segment from Gymnogyps californianus isolate 813 chromosome 1, ASM1813914v2, whole genome shotgun sequence containing:
- the CD58 gene encoding lymphocyte function-associated antigen 3, coding for MKLPAWLQWFLLFLVSLLAHIRCEDLFGILGENFTFPVKTDQKIVEIIWTKNKDKVAEWEGQTKPTYFTSLQNRSLLNEEDGSLTIFNLENNDAGTYVLDYLDSVEKSYILTFVLAVLAPPSEPEISCNVSGDKLVLKCTADFQKPLTYTWKFSSIPNTRQTQEVFIPKSVDASEKATCFIKFSQTEKSSEISVTQCFPDEKGDSYHKRNRGGLIAAFVLLILVVGILAFLRRRGEHQLLCPVDSQEQPNSDKELNKEDSALKDEQTVNNDVNQEEHSAMQHSSLTSKCAVDHGVTEGDTFKENSSLLAKHADDHGINEREVTQDAEGGNGEHLSNSLSCSKEDLKS